The DNA segment AATAACCATCCCCCCCCGCAGCCTTGCCCAAAACTTTCCCATTCTCATTTGATCCCAGAGTCACTAAGGTCCGTCGCATGCCGCCCAGCACCGCGGAAAGACGATCTTCGTCGATCGATGCCAAAGCCCTCATGGCGATTCGCAATCTCGAGTTGCGGGCCAGGGTTGTTGTCCAAGGATTTTGGAATGGCCTCCATCGGAGCCCCTATCACGGATTCAGCGTGGAGTTCACGGAATACCGCGAATACACCCCCGGCGACGACCCGCGCTACCTCGACTGGAAGCTCTACGCGCGCAGCGACCGCTACTACATCAAGAAATTCGAGGACGAGACCAACCTGCGCTGCCACCTGTTGGTGGACAACAGCCGCTCCATGGGCTTCGGCAGCCTGGGCCACACGAAGTCGGACTACGCCAACACCTTGGCTGCCACCCTTGCGTGGTTCTTGTTTCAGCAGGGCGACGCCACCGGTCTGATGACCTTCGACGCCGAGATCCGGGACTACCTGCCGCCCAAGGCTCGCAAGGGACATCTCCGACAAATCATGCTGGCGCTGGAAAAGCCAGCCAGCGGCGTTTCCACGGATCTGGCCGCTCCGCTCCGTCGCATCGCTGACTTGGTGCGTCGTCGCGGCCTGCTCGTGCTCGTGTCCGACCTGCTCGCGCCCATCGAAACCCTCGACACTCACCTCGGGTTCCTATCCGCAGCCGGTCACGAAGTCGTGGTCTTTCAGGTGTTGGATCCTGCCGAGTTGTCGTTCCAGTTCAAGGAGGCCTCGCTCTTTCGCGACTTGGAGACGGATCAAGAGCTATACATCGACCCCGAAGTGGCGCGAACGACCTATCAGGAGAAATTTTCCGCGCACAATGCGGCAGTCAAGCAAACCTGCGAACGCCATGGCATCCAGTTTCACCCGGTCGTGTCGGACCAGCCGATGGAGTTTGCCCTGTTCGACTTTATGCGCAGCCGCATGCAACGAGCGCGCAGCGTGCGACGTCGTGTGTTGAGGTAATCGCATGCTGAAGGTTCAATACATTCACGCTCACTACGACGACTACGAATTCACCGCCGCGGGCACCTTCGAGCTGTGGAGACGACAACTTGGGTCGGAGTTCAAAGCGCAGGTCGTGGTATGCACCGACGGCAAAGCAGGCCACCATTTTCGCACCCGGGAGGAAACCGGCCTGGTCCGACTCGAAGAGCAGCGCGAATCGGCACGGCTAGGCCGGTATGAGTTCAAACCCTTACTCTTGCCCGATGGCACCCAACCTCGCGAGGCTTGTTTACCGGTTTCCATTCCCCTGCTCGCCGCGCTGTGGAAAACCATTCGCGATTTTGAGCCGGACTATCTGTTCTGCCCCCCGCTCGTGACGGATCCCCTGGCCGGACTCCACAATGATCACCAAACCATCGCGGAGGCCGTTCGTCGCGTGGCCTACATGATCAATGTGCCTCACGCGTTCACTCCGGAGTTTCCAGCCGACGAGACCGCCTCCAAGCCCTGCAAGGTTCCGGTCATCATCCCGGTGTACGATGGCTATCAATTTGGAGCGAACAGCTTCGACCTGGCGGTCAATACCGACGCAACGTTCCCCGTGGTGAGCGAGATGACCTGGGCTCACCAATCTCAAGTTCGTGAATGGCTGCCCTGGGTCGGTCGGCATCAGATGGAACCCCCAGCCGATTTGGAGGCTTGGCGGAAAACCCTGCGCGCACGGTTCAGTCGAAGGAACGGGGAGCTGGGCCTTCAGACCGAGGATTACATGGAGGTGTTCACCGTGAGTGCCTGGGGTGAAATCCCGACGATCGACCAGCTGAGGAAGGACTTCCCATTCCTGGATCCCGAAAGATCCAACCTCGCGGCTCTGGCGGCCCGTCTCAAGCGGTGGCGCTCGGAGTAGGGAGCGATGGCCGATAAGCGATCGTCTCCATCAAGGCTCTCCACGACGCATCCACTCCCAATTCGCTACCCTAGGGCCCATCAGGGCTCGAGCGGAATCTCGCCCTACCCCGTATCGCTGGGGTAAGGTCAACTCAACCCTTACCGCCGCCTAGCCCGAGATTCTTGGCGACCTGCACCGTGCTCCGCGCTTTGTTGAGACAGTAGAAATGGAGCCCGGTCACCCCGGCCTTGAGCAATCCCTCGCCCTGTCGAGTCGCGTACTCGATTCCAAATTCGATGGCGGCCTCCTCACTGTCCCCCAGTTTCTCCAGCGAGGCAGCCAGCCCCTCAGGGATACGGGCGCCGCACAGAGCGGTGAATTTCTTGATCTGAGTCGCGCTCAGAATCGGGATCAGGCCGGGAATCAGCGTCGCCGTATTCCCTAGTTTCGTGAGAAAATCCCGAAAGCGAAAGAAGTCGTCGTTGTCGAAGAAAAGCTGAGTGATGACGAAATCAGCGCCACGATCAATCTTGGCCTTCAGCCGATGCCAATCCACTTCGCGTCCTTCCTTGCACGCGATATGTCCCTCCGGAAAGCCGGCGGTACCGATGGAGAACCCGCCCATCTCACGGATGAAAGCAACCAGCTCGTGCGAGTACTCGAAGCCGCCGGGGGTCTTCACGAACTCCGTTTGACCGCCAGGAGGATCGCCTCGAAGTGCGAGAATGTTGCGAATACCGCGCGCTCGGGCATCGTGAAGAACCTCCGACAACTGTTCCCGGGTCGAGCCGACACAGGTCAAGTGAGCCATCGAAGTGAGCCTATGCTCTTTTTGAATGCGCTCGACGATCCCCAGCGTCTTGTCGCGTGTACTCCCGCCTGCCCCGTAAGTCACCGAACAATAATCAGGATGGAGGTTGACCAAGTCAGGGATGGTTCGTTCAAACAGCGCTTTCTCACCCTCCGGGGTTTTCGGAGGAAAGAACTCGAACGAAAACGCCGGCCGACCCGCTGCCTTACACCGCGCGTGGATATCCCTAATCAATTCCATTTCGGTGACGCTATCGTTGAGCCGGGAACAATTCAAGGCGAACCCATACCGGTATGGATGCCAAACATCCCGGCGGTCGAACTAAAATAAGGATTGCACCTCGGCGAAAACAGCTTACTAGTGCGGGCGCAAGCCGGCAGGTATCCTGTTGTATCTAGGATGAGCCGGCACTGGACTCTGAAATGAAGCTGACCAACCTGCGGGGCATTCTCCAATATGTTCCGCGATTTCGTGAAAAAACGTTCGTCCTGAGCATCGACGGTGCGGTGGTCATGGATGAGATCTTCGCGAGCCTCCTCCAGGACATTGCGGTACTCCGCTCACTCAACATCCGAGTGGTGATCGTCCATGGAGCTGCGGCGCAGATCAAGAGCCTAGGGGAAGAACAAGCTGTCACTCCCAGCGACCTCGAAGGGAACGGCGTGACTGACGGCGTTACCCTCAAACTGGCGCTCACCGCCGCCAATCGACTCACCCACGAGATTCTGGAAGGTCTTTCGGCCAACGATCTCCGCGCCGTCTCCACCAACGCGGTGATCGCGCATCCCCTGGGAATCTTGCAGGGGGTCGACCATCTCTTTACCGGCAAGGTGGAGCGGGTCGATGTGGAGATGCTCCAAAGCCTGCTCAACCAGGGCATCGTTCCAATCTTGCCGCCGCTCGGATTTGACGGGGAAGGCCGCACCTACCGGGTAAACTCGGACCATGTGGCGGTCGCCGTCGCTGAGGCGCTCAAGGCGATCAAACTGATTTTTATCGGGAGCATGGATGGCCTCATCTTCCAGAACCAAAAGATTCCGGACATGCTGGCGAGTTCCCTTTCGACGCAGCTCAGCACGCGCAAAGCCGACTTCCATCCCGATTGCCTCTCCAAGGCTACCCACGCCGCCCAAGCCTGCCAGATGGGAATTCCGCGAGTGCATATCATCAATGGCCTCGTGAACGAGGCTTTGTTGGCGGAGGTGTTCTCGAATGAGGGCATCGGGACGCTCATCTACGCGAACGAATACAGCCAGGTGCGGCCGGCTCTGCGGAAGGATATCCGCAACATCCTGCTGCTGATCAAGAATTCGGTGGAGTCTGCCGAGCTGGTGAAACGGACGCGCACAAGCATCGAGAAGCAGCTCGGGGATTACTACCTATACGAGTTGGACCGGAACATTGTGGGTTGTGTTGCGGTGCATACTTATCCCGAAGAGAAGGCTGCGGAGCTGGCCTGTCTCTTTGTCAGCCGCGGGCATGAAAATCAGGGCATCGGACGCAAGCTCATCCAGTTCGCCGAAAGCCGCGCCCGAGAGCTGGGGATGAAGGAGATGTTCGCGCTCTCGACCCAGGCTTTCACCTACTTTCAGAGCAAGGGCGGATTCATCGAGGCCTCGCCCGATATGCTTCCAGCCAGCCGCAAGGAGAAGTACGAACAGAGCGGTAGGTTCTCCAAAATCCTGCTCAAGCGACTCACTCCCCCTCAAAACGGGACATCATCCTAGGGCTGACTCCACGTTTCCCGCGGTTCCCGGCCCCGATGCCGCAATGGGCTAGGGCTCGCCCCGGCCGAGGTGTGGGGCCTAGCGGTCCCGGAATGAGGCTCGTCCGCTCTCGACTGCCCCCCTGCAACGACTGCTTGACGGAAAAGCCAGTTGGGCCCGTAATCTGACCTGCTTTTTACCAAGCTAAAGACCAATTACTTACCGATGCACTGCGAACATTCAAACATGAGCACGATTGTTGACATTTTAGCCCGCGAAATTCTGGACTCCCGCGGCAACCCTACGGTGGAAGTCGACGTACACCTCGCCTCCGGCGCCAGTGGTAGCGCTGCCGTTCCGTCCGGGGCCTCCACAGGCGAACACGAAGCCATCGAACTCCGCGACGGCGACAAAAAGCGCTACCTCGGCAAGGGCGTTTCCAAGGCGGTTGCCAATGTGGTGGATCGCATTTTCCCGGCGATCGAAGGCCTAGACGCGATCGATCAGTTGACGATCGACCAGACCATGCTGAAGCTGGACGGCACCGAGACCAAGTCTAAGCTCGGCGCAAACGCCATCCTGGCTGTTTCGATGGCCAACGCCAAGGCCGCCTCCAACCACGTCGGCGTTCCCCTTTACAAATACCTGGGCGGACCGAACTCCAAGGTCCTTCCGGTGCCGATGGCCAACGTCATCAACGGCGGCGCCCACTCCGACGCGCCGATCGATTTCCAAGAATTCATGATCATGCCGGTCGGCTTCAAGACCTTTAGCCGCGGCCTCCAAGCGATCACCGAAATCTTCCACTCTCTGAAGGCTGTGCTCAAGGGCAAGGGTTTGAGCACTGCGGTGGGTGACGAAGGTGGTTTCGCTCCCAAGCTCGATAGCGCCGAGGCGGCGATCGAAGCGATTTTGCTCGCCACGAAGAACGCCGGCTACAAGCCCGGGAAAGAGATCTTCCTCGCTCTGGATGTGGCCAGCTCCGAGTTCCACACCGGCAACGGAAACTATGTCTTCAAGAAGAGCTCGGGACGCAAACTCACCGGGGACGAACTCGTGGACTTCTACGTCGAACTCTGCGGGAAGTATCCCATCATCTCCATCGAAGACGGCTGCGCCGAAGGGGACTGGACGAATTGGAAGAAGCTCACGGACAAGCTCGGCGACCGGGTTCAGCTGGTCGGGGACGATCTGTTCGTGACCAACGTCAAGTTCCTCCAGAAGGGCATCTCCACCGGAACCGCGAATTCAATCCTCGTCAAAGTGAACCAGATCGGTTCGCTGACCGAGACGCTGGATGCCGTCGAACTCGCCCAGATGAACAACTACACGGCCGTCATCAGCCATCGATCCGGCGAGACTGAGGATGCGACCATCGCTGACATCGCCGTCGCCACCAACGCCGGACAGATCAAGACCGGCTCTCTGAGCCGCACCGATCGCGTCGCGAAATACAATCAACTGCTGCGCATCGAGCAACAGCTCGGCAAGAACGCAGTCTACGGCGGCAAAATCAAGGTCGTCTAATCCTGCCGAAGGCCAGCCGGATTGAGTCCGGTCTGGCAAACAAGCTAGCCAGAGCTCCGGTATTATCCAGGGCTCTGGCTTTCTTCTGCCCGTGCACCCCCCAGTTGGGGAGGAACCAC comes from the Verrucomicrobiales bacterium genome and includes:
- a CDS encoding DUF58 domain-containing protein, translated to MPPSTAERRSSSIDAKALMAIRNLELRARVVVQGFWNGLHRSPYHGFSVEFTEYREYTPGDDPRYLDWKLYARSDRYYIKKFEDETNLRCHLLVDNSRSMGFGSLGHTKSDYANTLAATLAWFLFQQGDATGLMTFDAEIRDYLPPKARKGHLRQIMLALEKPASGVSTDLAAPLRRIADLVRRRGLLVLVSDLLAPIETLDTHLGFLSAAGHEVVVFQVLDPAELSFQFKEASLFRDLETDQELYIDPEVARTTYQEKFSAHNAAVKQTCERHGIQFHPVVSDQPMEFALFDFMRSRMQRARSVRRRVLR
- a CDS encoding PIG-L family deacetylase — its product is MLKVQYIHAHYDDYEFTAAGTFELWRRQLGSEFKAQVVVCTDGKAGHHFRTREETGLVRLEEQRESARLGRYEFKPLLLPDGTQPREACLPVSIPLLAALWKTIRDFEPDYLFCPPLVTDPLAGLHNDHQTIAEAVRRVAYMINVPHAFTPEFPADETASKPCKVPVIIPVYDGYQFGANSFDLAVNTDATFPVVSEMTWAHQSQVREWLPWVGRHQMEPPADLEAWRKTLRARFSRRNGELGLQTEDYMEVFTVSAWGEIPTIDQLRKDFPFLDPERSNLAALAARLKRWRSE
- the argA gene encoding amino-acid N-acetyltransferase, which codes for MKLTNLRGILQYVPRFREKTFVLSIDGAVVMDEIFASLLQDIAVLRSLNIRVVIVHGAAAQIKSLGEEQAVTPSDLEGNGVTDGVTLKLALTAANRLTHEILEGLSANDLRAVSTNAVIAHPLGILQGVDHLFTGKVERVDVEMLQSLLNQGIVPILPPLGFDGEGRTYRVNSDHVAVAVAEALKAIKLIFIGSMDGLIFQNQKIPDMLASSLSTQLSTRKADFHPDCLSKATHAAQACQMGIPRVHIINGLVNEALLAEVFSNEGIGTLIYANEYSQVRPALRKDIRNILLLIKNSVESAELVKRTRTSIEKQLGDYYLYELDRNIVGCVAVHTYPEEKAAELACLFVSRGHENQGIGRKLIQFAESRARELGMKEMFALSTQAFTYFQSKGGFIEASPDMLPASRKEKYEQSGRFSKILLKRLTPPQNGTSS
- the metF gene encoding methylenetetrahydrofolate reductase [NAD(P)H], yielding MELIRDIHARCKAAGRPAFSFEFFPPKTPEGEKALFERTIPDLVNLHPDYCSVTYGAGGSTRDKTLGIVERIQKEHRLTSMAHLTCVGSTREQLSEVLHDARARGIRNILALRGDPPGGQTEFVKTPGGFEYSHELVAFIREMGGFSIGTAGFPEGHIACKEGREVDWHRLKAKIDRGADFVITQLFFDNDDFFRFRDFLTKLGNTATLIPGLIPILSATQIKKFTALCGARIPEGLAASLEKLGDSEEAAIEFGIEYATRQGEGLLKAGVTGLHFYCLNKARSTVQVAKNLGLGGGKG
- the eno gene encoding phosphopyruvate hydratase gives rise to the protein MSTIVDILAREILDSRGNPTVEVDVHLASGASGSAAVPSGASTGEHEAIELRDGDKKRYLGKGVSKAVANVVDRIFPAIEGLDAIDQLTIDQTMLKLDGTETKSKLGANAILAVSMANAKAASNHVGVPLYKYLGGPNSKVLPVPMANVINGGAHSDAPIDFQEFMIMPVGFKTFSRGLQAITEIFHSLKAVLKGKGLSTAVGDEGGFAPKLDSAEAAIEAILLATKNAGYKPGKEIFLALDVASSEFHTGNGNYVFKKSSGRKLTGDELVDFYVELCGKYPIISIEDGCAEGDWTNWKKLTDKLGDRVQLVGDDLFVTNVKFLQKGISTGTANSILVKVNQIGSLTETLDAVELAQMNNYTAVISHRSGETEDATIADIAVATNAGQIKTGSLSRTDRVAKYNQLLRIEQQLGKNAVYGGKIKVV